Proteins from a single region of Hypanus sabinus isolate sHypSab1 chromosome 26, sHypSab1.hap1, whole genome shotgun sequence:
- the hnrnpc gene encoding heterogeneous nuclear ribonucleoproteins C1/C2 isoform X2, translating into MNAESYESLMATKLMASNVTNKNDPRSLNSRVFIGNLNTAVVKKTDVEALFAKYGKIVGCSVHKGYAFVQYANERTARTAVAAEDGRIIAGQPLDINLAGEPKPNRPKSGQKRSASDMYGSTSDLDYDYYRTDFYDSAPPTRQSEAYEIPSLTRMYPYPSRVPPPLPRPVTIAKRPRVTVPVPRRGKGSFNSKSGQKSASSGKPGTGVRGSVIVCVLDPRPVLLQGQTQGGTPSASSHHTLPVKANDLATIKKELTLIKSKVDSLLDSLEKIEKEQSSQSEVKSEKMEEGSGAKGSSESKKTESEGTGEEGDLEDEEEEQLEDGKGRKEREEGEEDGGDDANGQDDH; encoded by the exons AGCTACGAGAGCCTCATGGCTACCAAACTGATGGCCAGCAATGTGACCAACAAGAACGACCCGCGCTCTCTGAACTCCCGGGTCTTCATCGGTAACCTTAACACAGCTGTGGTGAAGAAGACGGATGTGGAGGCCCTCTTTGCCAAGTACGGCAAGATTGTGGGCTGTTCAGTACACAAGGGCTATGCCTTTGTCCAGTATGCTAACGAGAGGACTGCTCGAACGGCTGTGGCAGCTGAAGACGGCAGGATTATCGCAGGGCAGCCACTGG ACATCAACCTGGCTGGGGAGCCCAAACCCAACAGACCCAAGAGTGGCCAGAAGAGATCTGCTTCCGACATGTATGG GTCCACCTCTGACCTGGACTATGACTACTACAGGACCGACTTCTATGACAG TGCACCCCCAACTAGACAGTCGGAAGCATACGAGATCCCATCGCTAACCCG GATGTACCCCTATCCCAGCAGGGTGCCTCCCCCATTGCCCAGGCCTGTGACCATTGCCAAGCGCCCACGGGTCACAGTCCCTGTTCCAAGGAGAGGCAAGGGGAGCTTCAACAGCAAATCCGGTCAGAAGTCTGCATCGTCGGGGAAACCAGGTACTGGCGTCAGAGGTTCTGTCATCGTGTGCGTCCTCGACCCTCGACCAGTGCtgctccagggtcagacacaaggtgggactccctctgcatcatcccatcacacactcccag TGAAAGCCAACGACCTGGCCACCATCAAAAAGGAACTGACGCTGATCAAAAGCAAGGTGGACTCGTTGCTTGACAGCCTGGAGAAGATAGAGAAGGAACAGTCAAGCCAGTCAG AAGTCAAGAGCgagaagatggaggaggggagcgGAGCCAAGGGCAGCAGCGAGTCAAAGAAGACGGAGAGTGAGGGCACTGGCGAGGAGGGCGATCTGGAGGATGAAGAGGAGGAGCAG CTGGAGGACGGCAAGGGCAGGAAGGAACGCGAGGAGGGCGAGGAGGATGGCGGGGATGATGCCAACGGCCAGGACGACCACTAG
- the hnrnpc gene encoding heterogeneous nuclear ribonucleoproteins C1/C2 isoform X6: protein MMPLDSSEMSSFGESYESLMATKLMASNVTNKNDPRSLNSRVFIGNLNTAVVKKTDVEALFAKYGKIVGCSVHKGYAFVQYANERTARTAVAAEDGRIIAGQPLDINLAGEPKPNRPKSGQKRSASDMYGSTSDLDYDYYRTDFYDSAPPTRQSEAYEIPSLTRMYPYPSRVPPPLPRPVTIAKRPRVTVPVPRRGKGSFNSKSGQKSASSGKPVKANDLATIKKELTLIKSKVDSLLDSLEKIEKEQSSQSEVKSEKMEEGSGAKGSSESKKTESEGTGEEGDLEDEEEEQLEDGKGRKEREEGEEDGGDDANGQDDH from the exons AGCTACGAGAGCCTCATGGCTACCAAACTGATGGCCAGCAATGTGACCAACAAGAACGACCCGCGCTCTCTGAACTCCCGGGTCTTCATCGGTAACCTTAACACAGCTGTGGTGAAGAAGACGGATGTGGAGGCCCTCTTTGCCAAGTACGGCAAGATTGTGGGCTGTTCAGTACACAAGGGCTATGCCTTTGTCCAGTATGCTAACGAGAGGACTGCTCGAACGGCTGTGGCAGCTGAAGACGGCAGGATTATCGCAGGGCAGCCACTGG ACATCAACCTGGCTGGGGAGCCCAAACCCAACAGACCCAAGAGTGGCCAGAAGAGATCTGCTTCCGACATGTATGG GTCCACCTCTGACCTGGACTATGACTACTACAGGACCGACTTCTATGACAG TGCACCCCCAACTAGACAGTCGGAAGCATACGAGATCCCATCGCTAACCCG GATGTACCCCTATCCCAGCAGGGTGCCTCCCCCATTGCCCAGGCCTGTGACCATTGCCAAGCGCCCACGGGTCACAGTCCCTGTTCCAAGGAGAGGCAAGGGGAGCTTCAACAGCAAATCCGGTCAGAAGTCTGCATCGTCGGGGAAACCAG TGAAAGCCAACGACCTGGCCACCATCAAAAAGGAACTGACGCTGATCAAAAGCAAGGTGGACTCGTTGCTTGACAGCCTGGAGAAGATAGAGAAGGAACAGTCAAGCCAGTCAG AAGTCAAGAGCgagaagatggaggaggggagcgGAGCCAAGGGCAGCAGCGAGTCAAAGAAGACGGAGAGTGAGGGCACTGGCGAGGAGGGCGATCTGGAGGATGAAGAGGAGGAGCAG CTGGAGGACGGCAAGGGCAGGAAGGAACGCGAGGAGGGCGAGGAGGATGGCGGGGATGATGCCAACGGCCAGGACGACCACTAG
- the hnrnpc gene encoding heterogeneous nuclear ribonucleoproteins C1/C2 isoform X1: MMPLDSSEMSSFGESYESLMATKLMASNVTNKNDPRSLNSRVFIGNLNTAVVKKTDVEALFAKYGKIVGCSVHKGYAFVQYANERTARTAVAAEDGRIIAGQPLDINLAGEPKPNRPKSGQKRSASDMYGSTSDLDYDYYRTDFYDSAPPTRQSEAYEIPSLTRMYPYPSRVPPPLPRPVTIAKRPRVTVPVPRRGKGSFNSKSGQKSASSGKPGTGVRGSVIVCVLDPRPVLLQGQTQGGTPSASSHHTLPVKANDLATIKKELTLIKSKVDSLLDSLEKIEKEQSSQSEVKSEKMEEGSGAKGSSESKKTESEGTGEEGDLEDEEEEQLEDGKGRKEREEGEEDGGDDANGQDDH; encoded by the exons AGCTACGAGAGCCTCATGGCTACCAAACTGATGGCCAGCAATGTGACCAACAAGAACGACCCGCGCTCTCTGAACTCCCGGGTCTTCATCGGTAACCTTAACACAGCTGTGGTGAAGAAGACGGATGTGGAGGCCCTCTTTGCCAAGTACGGCAAGATTGTGGGCTGTTCAGTACACAAGGGCTATGCCTTTGTCCAGTATGCTAACGAGAGGACTGCTCGAACGGCTGTGGCAGCTGAAGACGGCAGGATTATCGCAGGGCAGCCACTGG ACATCAACCTGGCTGGGGAGCCCAAACCCAACAGACCCAAGAGTGGCCAGAAGAGATCTGCTTCCGACATGTATGG GTCCACCTCTGACCTGGACTATGACTACTACAGGACCGACTTCTATGACAG TGCACCCCCAACTAGACAGTCGGAAGCATACGAGATCCCATCGCTAACCCG GATGTACCCCTATCCCAGCAGGGTGCCTCCCCCATTGCCCAGGCCTGTGACCATTGCCAAGCGCCCACGGGTCACAGTCCCTGTTCCAAGGAGAGGCAAGGGGAGCTTCAACAGCAAATCCGGTCAGAAGTCTGCATCGTCGGGGAAACCAGGTACTGGCGTCAGAGGTTCTGTCATCGTGTGCGTCCTCGACCCTCGACCAGTGCtgctccagggtcagacacaaggtgggactccctctgcatcatcccatcacacactcccag TGAAAGCCAACGACCTGGCCACCATCAAAAAGGAACTGACGCTGATCAAAAGCAAGGTGGACTCGTTGCTTGACAGCCTGGAGAAGATAGAGAAGGAACAGTCAAGCCAGTCAG AAGTCAAGAGCgagaagatggaggaggggagcgGAGCCAAGGGCAGCAGCGAGTCAAAGAAGACGGAGAGTGAGGGCACTGGCGAGGAGGGCGATCTGGAGGATGAAGAGGAGGAGCAG CTGGAGGACGGCAAGGGCAGGAAGGAACGCGAGGAGGGCGAGGAGGATGGCGGGGATGATGCCAACGGCCAGGACGACCACTAG
- the hnrnpc gene encoding heterogeneous nuclear ribonucleoproteins C1/C2 isoform X5: MMPLDSSEMSSFGESYESLMATKLMASNVTNKNDPRSLNSRVFIGNLNTAVVKKTDVEALFAKYGKIVGCSVHKGYAFVQYANERTARTAVAAEDGRIIAGQPLDINLAGEPKPNRPKSGQKRSASDMYGSTSDLDYDYYRTDFYDSAPPTRQSEAYEIPSLTRMYPYPSRVPPPLPRPVTIAKRPRVTVPVPRRGKGSFNSKSGQKSASSGKPARTPRRRQVKANDLATIKKELTLIKSKVDSLLDSLEKIEKEQSSQSEVKSEKMEEGSGAKGSSESKKTESEGTGEEGDLEDEEEEQLEDGKGRKEREEGEEDGGDDANGQDDH; encoded by the exons AGCTACGAGAGCCTCATGGCTACCAAACTGATGGCCAGCAATGTGACCAACAAGAACGACCCGCGCTCTCTGAACTCCCGGGTCTTCATCGGTAACCTTAACACAGCTGTGGTGAAGAAGACGGATGTGGAGGCCCTCTTTGCCAAGTACGGCAAGATTGTGGGCTGTTCAGTACACAAGGGCTATGCCTTTGTCCAGTATGCTAACGAGAGGACTGCTCGAACGGCTGTGGCAGCTGAAGACGGCAGGATTATCGCAGGGCAGCCACTGG ACATCAACCTGGCTGGGGAGCCCAAACCCAACAGACCCAAGAGTGGCCAGAAGAGATCTGCTTCCGACATGTATGG GTCCACCTCTGACCTGGACTATGACTACTACAGGACCGACTTCTATGACAG TGCACCCCCAACTAGACAGTCGGAAGCATACGAGATCCCATCGCTAACCCG GATGTACCCCTATCCCAGCAGGGTGCCTCCCCCATTGCCCAGGCCTGTGACCATTGCCAAGCGCCCACGGGTCACAGTCCCTGTTCCAAGGAGAGGCAAGGGGAGCTTCAACAGCAAATCCGGTCAGAAGTCTGCATCGTCGGGGAAACCA GCCCGCACCCCGCGCCGCCGACAAGTGAAAGCCAACGACCTGGCCACCATCAAAAAGGAACTGACGCTGATCAAAAGCAAGGTGGACTCGTTGCTTGACAGCCTGGAGAAGATAGAGAAGGAACAGTCAAGCCAGTCAG AAGTCAAGAGCgagaagatggaggaggggagcgGAGCCAAGGGCAGCAGCGAGTCAAAGAAGACGGAGAGTGAGGGCACTGGCGAGGAGGGCGATCTGGAGGATGAAGAGGAGGAGCAG CTGGAGGACGGCAAGGGCAGGAAGGAACGCGAGGAGGGCGAGGAGGATGGCGGGGATGATGCCAACGGCCAGGACGACCACTAG
- the hnrnpc gene encoding heterogeneous nuclear ribonucleoproteins C1/C2 isoform X3, with protein MMPLDSSEMSSFGESYESLMATKLMASNVTNKNDPRSLNSRVFIGNLNTAVVKKTDVEALFAKYGKIVGCSVHKGYAFVQYANERTARTAVAAEDGRIIAGQPLDINLAGEPKPNRPKSGQKRSASDMYGSTSDLDYDYYRTDFYDSAPPTRQSEAYEIPSLTRMYPYPSRVPPPLPRPVTIAKRPRVTVPVPRRGKGSFNSKSGQKSASSGKPGTGVRGSVIVCVLDPRPVLLQGQTQVKANDLATIKKELTLIKSKVDSLLDSLEKIEKEQSSQSEVKSEKMEEGSGAKGSSESKKTESEGTGEEGDLEDEEEEQLEDGKGRKEREEGEEDGGDDANGQDDH; from the exons AGCTACGAGAGCCTCATGGCTACCAAACTGATGGCCAGCAATGTGACCAACAAGAACGACCCGCGCTCTCTGAACTCCCGGGTCTTCATCGGTAACCTTAACACAGCTGTGGTGAAGAAGACGGATGTGGAGGCCCTCTTTGCCAAGTACGGCAAGATTGTGGGCTGTTCAGTACACAAGGGCTATGCCTTTGTCCAGTATGCTAACGAGAGGACTGCTCGAACGGCTGTGGCAGCTGAAGACGGCAGGATTATCGCAGGGCAGCCACTGG ACATCAACCTGGCTGGGGAGCCCAAACCCAACAGACCCAAGAGTGGCCAGAAGAGATCTGCTTCCGACATGTATGG GTCCACCTCTGACCTGGACTATGACTACTACAGGACCGACTTCTATGACAG TGCACCCCCAACTAGACAGTCGGAAGCATACGAGATCCCATCGCTAACCCG GATGTACCCCTATCCCAGCAGGGTGCCTCCCCCATTGCCCAGGCCTGTGACCATTGCCAAGCGCCCACGGGTCACAGTCCCTGTTCCAAGGAGAGGCAAGGGGAGCTTCAACAGCAAATCCGGTCAGAAGTCTGCATCGTCGGGGAAACCAGGTACTGGCGTCAGAGGTTCTGTCATCGTGTGCGTCCTCGACCCTCGACCAGTGCtgctccagggtcagacacaag TGAAAGCCAACGACCTGGCCACCATCAAAAAGGAACTGACGCTGATCAAAAGCAAGGTGGACTCGTTGCTTGACAGCCTGGAGAAGATAGAGAAGGAACAGTCAAGCCAGTCAG AAGTCAAGAGCgagaagatggaggaggggagcgGAGCCAAGGGCAGCAGCGAGTCAAAGAAGACGGAGAGTGAGGGCACTGGCGAGGAGGGCGATCTGGAGGATGAAGAGGAGGAGCAG CTGGAGGACGGCAAGGGCAGGAAGGAACGCGAGGAGGGCGAGGAGGATGGCGGGGATGATGCCAACGGCCAGGACGACCACTAG
- the hnrnpc gene encoding heterogeneous nuclear ribonucleoproteins C1/C2 isoform X4, translating into MATKLMASNVTNKNDPRSLNSRVFIGNLNTAVVKKTDVEALFAKYGKIVGCSVHKGYAFVQYANERTARTAVAAEDGRIIAGQPLDINLAGEPKPNRPKSGQKRSASDMYGSTSDLDYDYYRTDFYDSAPPTRQSEAYEIPSLTRMYPYPSRVPPPLPRPVTIAKRPRVTVPVPRRGKGSFNSKSGQKSASSGKPGTGVRGSVIVCVLDPRPVLLQGQTQGGTPSASSHHTLPVKANDLATIKKELTLIKSKVDSLLDSLEKIEKEQSSQSEVKSEKMEEGSGAKGSSESKKTESEGTGEEGDLEDEEEEQLEDGKGRKEREEGEEDGGDDANGQDDH; encoded by the exons ATGGCTACCAAACTGATGGCCAGCAATGTGACCAACAAGAACGACCCGCGCTCTCTGAACTCCCGGGTCTTCATCGGTAACCTTAACACAGCTGTGGTGAAGAAGACGGATGTGGAGGCCCTCTTTGCCAAGTACGGCAAGATTGTGGGCTGTTCAGTACACAAGGGCTATGCCTTTGTCCAGTATGCTAACGAGAGGACTGCTCGAACGGCTGTGGCAGCTGAAGACGGCAGGATTATCGCAGGGCAGCCACTGG ACATCAACCTGGCTGGGGAGCCCAAACCCAACAGACCCAAGAGTGGCCAGAAGAGATCTGCTTCCGACATGTATGG GTCCACCTCTGACCTGGACTATGACTACTACAGGACCGACTTCTATGACAG TGCACCCCCAACTAGACAGTCGGAAGCATACGAGATCCCATCGCTAACCCG GATGTACCCCTATCCCAGCAGGGTGCCTCCCCCATTGCCCAGGCCTGTGACCATTGCCAAGCGCCCACGGGTCACAGTCCCTGTTCCAAGGAGAGGCAAGGGGAGCTTCAACAGCAAATCCGGTCAGAAGTCTGCATCGTCGGGGAAACCAGGTACTGGCGTCAGAGGTTCTGTCATCGTGTGCGTCCTCGACCCTCGACCAGTGCtgctccagggtcagacacaaggtgggactccctctgcatcatcccatcacacactcccag TGAAAGCCAACGACCTGGCCACCATCAAAAAGGAACTGACGCTGATCAAAAGCAAGGTGGACTCGTTGCTTGACAGCCTGGAGAAGATAGAGAAGGAACAGTCAAGCCAGTCAG AAGTCAAGAGCgagaagatggaggaggggagcgGAGCCAAGGGCAGCAGCGAGTCAAAGAAGACGGAGAGTGAGGGCACTGGCGAGGAGGGCGATCTGGAGGATGAAGAGGAGGAGCAG CTGGAGGACGGCAAGGGCAGGAAGGAACGCGAGGAGGGCGAGGAGGATGGCGGGGATGATGCCAACGGCCAGGACGACCACTAG